One part of the Prunus persica cultivar Lovell chromosome G5, Prunus_persica_NCBIv2, whole genome shotgun sequence genome encodes these proteins:
- the LOC18776951 gene encoding probable metal-nicotianamine transporter YSL7 isoform X2, whose product MGTQQQHQLEQDDQLEYQRDHHASEAGLVQGLRKDDLELEALDPKKTTTYEEEEEKENLGVEEELSVERIFEQQIVPSWKEQLTVRAFFISFVLSVLFSVIVMKLNLTTGIIPSLNVSAGLLGFFFVRTWTKFLDRCGLLKQPFTRQENTVIQTCVVASSSIAFSGGFGNYLFGMSARIAQQSTDNSTSDIKDPGLLWFIGFLFVVSFLGLFSVVPLRKIMIIDFKLTYPSGTATAHLINSFHTPQGAKLAKKQVKELGKFFSFSFLWGFFQWFYTAGSDCGFASFPTLGLKAYQNKFFFDFSATYVGVGMICPYIVNISVLLGGILSWGLMWPLIENRSGDWYSNELSPKSMNGLQGYKVLSRTLIALQSQLRGKDVNNILPIEDQVSPAVTSALSYDDQRRTQLFLKDQIPAWFAVGGYVSIAAVSIATVPHIFPQLKWYYILVIYLFAPSLAFCNAYGCGLTDWSLASTYGKVAIFMIGAWAGSAHGGVLAGLAACGVMMNIVSTASDLTQDFKTGYLTLASPRSMFVSQVIGTAMGCVISPCVFWLFYKAFNDLGTPRSAYPAPFAVVYRNMAILGVEGFKSLPKHCLLLCTVFFGAAILTNVIKDCIGKKRARFVPLPVAMAVPFYLGSYFAIDMCIGSLIVFLWERVNKAKADAFVPAVASGLICGDGVWTLPASILALAGVKPPICMRFLSRAENDRVTTFLTGKA is encoded by the exons atggGTACTCAGCAGCAACATCAACTTGAACAAGATGATCAGTTAGAGTACCAAAGGGATCATCATGCGTCAGAAGCAGGACTTGTACAAGGATTGAGAAAAGATGATTTAGAGCTTGAGGCGCTGGATCCGAAGAAGACGACCACGTacgaggaagaggaagagaaggagaatCTGGGGGTGGAGGAGGAGTTGTCAGTGGAAAGGATATTTGAGCAGCAAATAGTGCCGTCATGGAAGGAGCAGCTGACAGTGAGAGCGTTTTTCATAAGCTTTGTGCTGAGCGTGCTCTTCAGTGTGATAGTGATGAAGCTCAACCTCACCACCGGTATTATTCCTTCTCTCAACGTCTCTGCTGGACTCTTGGGCTTCTTCTTTGTCAGGACTTGGACCAAGTTCCTCGACAGGTGTGGCCTCCTCAAACAACCCTTCACCAGGCAAGAGAACACTGTTATCCAGACCTGCGTCGTTGCTTCCTCCAGCATCGCCTTTAGCg GAGGTTTTGGGAACTATCTGTTTGGCATGAGTGCACGCATTGCCCAACAATCCACAGACAACAGTACGAGCGATATCAAAGATCCAGGCTTGCTTTGGTTCATTGGCTTTCTCTTTGTTGTCAGCTTTCTCGGCCTCTTCTCTGTCGTGCCTCTTCGAAAG ATCATGATCATAGACTTCAAATTGACATATCCAAGTGGCACTGCAACTGCTCATCTTATCAACAGTTTCCACACTCCTCAAGGAGCCAAGCTAGCCAA GAAACAAGTAAAGGAGTTGGGAAAGTTCTTCTCCTTCAGTTTCTTGTGGGGTTTCTTTCAGTGGTTCTATACTGCTGGAAGTGATTGTGGATTTGCAAGCTTCCCTACGCTCGGCCTCAAAGCATATCAGAACAA gttcttctttgatttctcGGCCACATATGTTGGAGTAGGGATGATTTGCCCCTACATTGTGAACATATCTGTTCTTCTTGGAGGTATTCTGTCTTGGGGTTTAATGTGGCCTCTCATAGAAAACAGGAGTGGCGATTGGTACAGCAATGAACTCAGCCCAAAAAGCATGAATGGCCTTCAAGGTTACAAG GTGCTAAGTCGAACCCTCATCGCCTTGCAATCCCAACTCCGAGGCAAAGATGTGAACAACATTCTCCCGATTGAAGATCAGGTCTCTCCAGCTGTGACCTCTGCTCTCTCATATGATGACCAGCGCCGCACCCAACTCTTTCTCAAAGACCAAATTCCAGCATGGTTTGCTGTTGGAGGCTATGTTTCCATTGCTGCAGTCTCAATTGCCACTGTCCCCCACATATTTCCCCAACTCAAATGGTACTATATATTGGTCATCTACCTCTTTGCGCCCAGCTTGGCTTTCTGTAATGCATATGGCTGTGGCCTCACTGATTGGTCTCTGGCCTCCACTTACGGAAAGGTGGCCATCTTCATGATCGGGGCATGGGCCGGCTCTGCACATGGTGGTGTTCTTGCTGGACTCGCAGCATGCGGAGTTATGATGAACATTGTCTCAACAGCCTCCGATCTAACCCAAGATTTCAAGACCGGCTATCTAACCTTGGCTTCCCCCCGCTCAATGTTTGTGAGCCAAGTCATCGGTACAGCAATGGGTTGTGTAATTTCTCCCTGTGTGTTTTGGCTCTTCTACAAAGCCTTCAATGACCTCGGCACACCAAGAAGTGCCTATCCTGCTCCCTTTGCTGTTGTGTATCGTAACATGGCTATTCTCGGGGTGGAAGGCTTCAAATCTCTCCCCAAGCACTGCCTCTTACTTTGCACCGTCTTCTTTGGAGCGGCCATTCTCACAAACGTGATCAAGGATTGCATTGGTAAGAAGAGGGCACGCTTCGTTCCACTACCAGTGGCAATGGCAGTACCCTTCTATTTGGGATCGTATTTTGCCATTGACATGTGCATTGGGAGCTTGATAGTGTTTCTGTGGGAAAGGGTGAACAAGGCCAAGGCAGATGCTTTTGTGCCTGCAGTAGCTTCTGGTTTGATCTGTGGGGATGGGGTTTGGACTTTGCCTGCTTCAATACTTGCTCTTGCCGGGGTTAAGCCACCAATTTGCATGAGGTTTTTGTCAAGGGCAGAAAACGATAGAGTTACTACATTCTTAACTGGTAAAGCCTAA
- the LOC18776951 gene encoding probable metal-nicotianamine transporter YSL7 isoform X1, translated as MGTQQQHQLEQDDQLEYQRDHHASEAGLVQGLRKDDLELEALDPKKTTTYEEEEEKENLGVEEELSVERIFEQQIVPSWKEQLTVRAFFISFVLSVLFSVIVMKLNLTTGIIPSLNVSAGLLGFFFVRTWTKFLDRCGLLKQPFTRQENTVIQTCVVASSSIAFSGGFGNYLFGMSARIAQQSTDNSTSDIKDPGLLWFIGFLFVVSFLGLFSVVPLRKIMIIDFKLTYPSGTATAHLINSFHTPQGAKLAKKQVKELGKFFSFSFLWGFFQWFYTAGSDCGFASFPTLGLKAYQNKFFFDFSATYVGVGMICPYIVNISVLLGGILSWGLMWPLIENRSGDWYSNELSPKSMNGLQGYKIFIAIAMILGDGLYNFLKVLSRTLIALQSQLRGKDVNNILPIEDQVSPAVTSALSYDDQRRTQLFLKDQIPAWFAVGGYVSIAAVSIATVPHIFPQLKWYYILVIYLFAPSLAFCNAYGCGLTDWSLASTYGKVAIFMIGAWAGSAHGGVLAGLAACGVMMNIVSTASDLTQDFKTGYLTLASPRSMFVSQVIGTAMGCVISPCVFWLFYKAFNDLGTPRSAYPAPFAVVYRNMAILGVEGFKSLPKHCLLLCTVFFGAAILTNVIKDCIGKKRARFVPLPVAMAVPFYLGSYFAIDMCIGSLIVFLWERVNKAKADAFVPAVASGLICGDGVWTLPASILALAGVKPPICMRFLSRAENDRVTTFLTGKA; from the exons atggGTACTCAGCAGCAACATCAACTTGAACAAGATGATCAGTTAGAGTACCAAAGGGATCATCATGCGTCAGAAGCAGGACTTGTACAAGGATTGAGAAAAGATGATTTAGAGCTTGAGGCGCTGGATCCGAAGAAGACGACCACGTacgaggaagaggaagagaaggagaatCTGGGGGTGGAGGAGGAGTTGTCAGTGGAAAGGATATTTGAGCAGCAAATAGTGCCGTCATGGAAGGAGCAGCTGACAGTGAGAGCGTTTTTCATAAGCTTTGTGCTGAGCGTGCTCTTCAGTGTGATAGTGATGAAGCTCAACCTCACCACCGGTATTATTCCTTCTCTCAACGTCTCTGCTGGACTCTTGGGCTTCTTCTTTGTCAGGACTTGGACCAAGTTCCTCGACAGGTGTGGCCTCCTCAAACAACCCTTCACCAGGCAAGAGAACACTGTTATCCAGACCTGCGTCGTTGCTTCCTCCAGCATCGCCTTTAGCg GAGGTTTTGGGAACTATCTGTTTGGCATGAGTGCACGCATTGCCCAACAATCCACAGACAACAGTACGAGCGATATCAAAGATCCAGGCTTGCTTTGGTTCATTGGCTTTCTCTTTGTTGTCAGCTTTCTCGGCCTCTTCTCTGTCGTGCCTCTTCGAAAG ATCATGATCATAGACTTCAAATTGACATATCCAAGTGGCACTGCAACTGCTCATCTTATCAACAGTTTCCACACTCCTCAAGGAGCCAAGCTAGCCAA GAAACAAGTAAAGGAGTTGGGAAAGTTCTTCTCCTTCAGTTTCTTGTGGGGTTTCTTTCAGTGGTTCTATACTGCTGGAAGTGATTGTGGATTTGCAAGCTTCCCTACGCTCGGCCTCAAAGCATATCAGAACAA gttcttctttgatttctcGGCCACATATGTTGGAGTAGGGATGATTTGCCCCTACATTGTGAACATATCTGTTCTTCTTGGAGGTATTCTGTCTTGGGGTTTAATGTGGCCTCTCATAGAAAACAGGAGTGGCGATTGGTACAGCAATGAACTCAGCCCAAAAAGCATGAATGGCCTTCAAGGTTACAAG ATCTTCATTGCCATTGCCATGATCCTCGGTGACGGGCTATACAACTTCTTGAAGGTGCTAAGTCGAACCCTCATCGCCTTGCAATCCCAACTCCGAGGCAAAGATGTGAACAACATTCTCCCGATTGAAGATCAGGTCTCTCCAGCTGTGACCTCTGCTCTCTCATATGATGACCAGCGCCGCACCCAACTCTTTCTCAAAGACCAAATTCCAGCATGGTTTGCTGTTGGAGGCTATGTTTCCATTGCTGCAGTCTCAATTGCCACTGTCCCCCACATATTTCCCCAACTCAAATGGTACTATATATTGGTCATCTACCTCTTTGCGCCCAGCTTGGCTTTCTGTAATGCATATGGCTGTGGCCTCACTGATTGGTCTCTGGCCTCCACTTACGGAAAGGTGGCCATCTTCATGATCGGGGCATGGGCCGGCTCTGCACATGGTGGTGTTCTTGCTGGACTCGCAGCATGCGGAGTTATGATGAACATTGTCTCAACAGCCTCCGATCTAACCCAAGATTTCAAGACCGGCTATCTAACCTTGGCTTCCCCCCGCTCAATGTTTGTGAGCCAAGTCATCGGTACAGCAATGGGTTGTGTAATTTCTCCCTGTGTGTTTTGGCTCTTCTACAAAGCCTTCAATGACCTCGGCACACCAAGAAGTGCCTATCCTGCTCCCTTTGCTGTTGTGTATCGTAACATGGCTATTCTCGGGGTGGAAGGCTTCAAATCTCTCCCCAAGCACTGCCTCTTACTTTGCACCGTCTTCTTTGGAGCGGCCATTCTCACAAACGTGATCAAGGATTGCATTGGTAAGAAGAGGGCACGCTTCGTTCCACTACCAGTGGCAATGGCAGTACCCTTCTATTTGGGATCGTATTTTGCCATTGACATGTGCATTGGGAGCTTGATAGTGTTTCTGTGGGAAAGGGTGAACAAGGCCAAGGCAGATGCTTTTGTGCCTGCAGTAGCTTCTGGTTTGATCTGTGGGGATGGGGTTTGGACTTTGCCTGCTTCAATACTTGCTCTTGCCGGGGTTAAGCCACCAATTTGCATGAGGTTTTTGTCAAGGGCAGAAAACGATAGAGTTACTACATTCTTAACTGGTAAAGCCTAA